The following coding sequences are from one Fibrobacter sp. UWH6 window:
- a CDS encoding GGDEF domain-containing protein, with product MVNIFGAVLLAVVAAGNVWKLPRKNLENTSLLVMLILGFLNCLIDPIVFTSEGRPGALAKFINIYGNGWLYGSNMYCSTLWFVFLSQHICGGVSRIHSKILKTVVGLGTLGVLINFFCPFIFSIDGNNHYHRMWGYWIYTVIDYGITMDSIVVYFWSRRRNGILKYFPIWVYFFPLMIGTFAQTLFYGISTISAGLAVSIAGIFSSLQNELIFRDRLTGLYNRVYLDRHMNVFSRKRRTVMTGLMLDLNSFKKINDDFGHSVGDRALIAMADILQRTIHDEGVAIRYAGDEFIVLLNTADQEKADGLIREIHYRIEKFNNNSKAPFKLSTSIGKGLLDLKKGTMDEFINTIDREMYENKKAYYAVHSENDRRLR from the coding sequence GTGGTTAACATCTTCGGTGCAGTACTTCTGGCCGTTGTTGCCGCAGGTAACGTCTGGAAGCTTCCCCGCAAGAATCTGGAGAACACGTCTCTCCTGGTCATGCTGATCCTCGGATTCCTGAATTGCCTTATCGACCCCATTGTTTTCACATCGGAAGGTCGCCCCGGAGCCCTCGCAAAATTCATCAACATCTATGGCAACGGTTGGCTCTACGGATCCAACATGTATTGCTCTACCCTGTGGTTCGTCTTCCTTTCGCAACACATTTGTGGAGGCGTATCAAGGATTCACTCCAAGATTCTGAAAACCGTCGTGGGGCTTGGAACGTTGGGCGTACTCATCAACTTTTTCTGCCCGTTCATTTTTTCCATCGATGGCAACAACCACTACCACAGAATGTGGGGCTATTGGATTTACACCGTTATCGACTACGGCATCACCATGGACAGCATCGTGGTCTACTTCTGGAGCCGCAGGCGTAACGGTATCCTGAAGTACTTCCCCATCTGGGTGTATTTCTTCCCGCTGATGATTGGCACTTTTGCCCAGACCCTGTTCTACGGCATTTCCACCATTTCGGCAGGCTTGGCCGTTTCTATTGCCGGCATCTTCTCTAGCCTGCAGAACGAACTCATCTTCCGCGACCGACTGACGGGCCTATACAACCGCGTGTACCTGGACCGCCACATGAACGTCTTCTCACGAAAACGTAGAACCGTCATGACCGGTCTGATGCTGGACCTGAACTCCTTCAAGAAGATCAACGACGACTTCGGCCATTCCGTTGGCGACCGCGCCCTGATCGCCATGGCCGACATCCTCCAGAGGACCATCCACGACGAAGGGGTCGCCATCCGCTATGCCGGCGACGAATTTATCGTGCTGTTGAACACGGCGGACCAAGAAAAGGCAGACGGCCTCATCCGCGAAATCCATTACCGCATCGAAAAGTTCAACAACAATTCCAAGGCCCCCTTCAAACTCTCCACCTCCATCGGAAAGGGACTGCTCGATCTGAAAAAGGGAACGATGGACGAGTTCATCAACACCATCGACCGAGAGATGTACGAAAACAAGAAGGCCTATTATGCGGTTCACTCAGAAAATGACCGCAGACTGAGATAG
- the rplT gene encoding 50S ribosomal protein L20 — MPRAKSRVPSRERRKNILKAAKGFYGRRKSNIRLAIDAVAHAGQYAYAHRRDKKGDFRSLWITRLNAAVREYGISYSQFIYKLSKANIKMNRKVLADMAVADPASFAKVVDAVKAA, encoded by the coding sequence ATGCCCCGCGCAAAATCCAGAGTTCCTTCCCGCGAACGCCGCAAAAATATCCTCAAAGCCGCTAAGGGCTTCTACGGTCGTCGCAAGTCCAACATTCGCCTTGCTATTGACGCAGTTGCTCACGCCGGTCAGTATGCCTACGCACACCGCCGCGACAAGAAGGGTGACTTCCGCTCTCTGTGGATCACTCGTCTGAACGCTGCAGTTCGTGAATACGGCATCAGCTATAGCCAGTTCATTTACAAGCTCTCCAAGGCTAACATCAAGATGAACCGTAAGGTTCTCGCTGATATGGCAGTTGCAGATCCTGCATCCTTCGCCAAGGTCGTGGACGCTGTTAAGGCTGCATAA
- the rpmI gene encoding 50S ribosomal protein L35 translates to MPKMKTHSGSKKRFRLTGSGHVKFKRAGMRHIQTKMTTKRKRNLRKGALIKKVDMYHVKRLLVVA, encoded by the coding sequence ATGCCTAAGATGAAAACTCACAGCGGTTCCAAGAAGCGCTTCCGCCTGACCGGCTCCGGCCACGTCAAGTTCAAGCGCGCTGGTATGCGCCACATTCAAACCAAGATGACCACTAAGCGTAAGCGTAACCTGCGTAAGGGCGCTCTCATTAAGAAGGTCGACATGTATCACGTCAAGCGTCTGCTTGTAGTAGCATAA
- the infC gene encoding translation initiation factor IF-3, whose translation MALQPPRGRQMPNRQSDGTRINEDIRISPIRLVKEEGEAIIIETHKALQMAKDAGLDLVEVSPNAKPPVCKIINYGKYKFEQVKKAKAAKAKQHVVKLKEIKMHPKTAENDYQYRIKQAGEFLQDGMKVKLIMQFRGREMAHMDYGKRLMERAKEDLAAFGDLEMDSRVEGNTMLSIYGPKRGAAAAKKQQDAPKPVTEPMAAGEA comes from the coding sequence TTGGCTTTACAACCCCCCCGTGGCCGTCAGATGCCCAACCGTCAGAGCGACGGCACCCGCATCAACGAAGACATCCGTATTTCCCCCATCCGTCTTGTGAAGGAAGAAGGCGAAGCCATCATCATCGAAACCCACAAGGCTTTGCAGATGGCTAAGGACGCCGGTCTGGACCTGGTGGAAGTGTCTCCCAATGCTAAGCCCCCCGTATGCAAGATCATCAACTACGGTAAGTACAAGTTCGAGCAGGTCAAGAAGGCTAAGGCCGCCAAGGCCAAGCAGCATGTGGTGAAGCTGAAAGAAATCAAGATGCACCCCAAGACCGCCGAAAACGACTACCAGTACCGCATCAAGCAGGCAGGTGAATTCCTTCAGGATGGCATGAAGGTGAAGCTTATCATGCAGTTCCGCGGTCGCGAAATGGCCCATATGGATTATGGCAAGCGTCTCATGGAACGTGCAAAAGAAGACTTGGCCGCCTTTGGCGACCTTGAAATGGACTCTAGAGTCGAAGGCAATACTATGCTTTCTATCTATGGTCCTAAGCGTGGTGCCGCTGCCGCCAAAAAGCAGCAGGATGCACCGAAGCCCGTAACCGAGCCCATGGCAGCAGGTGAGGCTTAA
- a CDS encoding class I SAM-dependent RNA methyltransferase — MFFEQAIANCVPNYTREADSAHGESLAMFDYKDELKIKNQAIKEFWDVNRLAGNPQNVIASPMPRGYRTTSKRRVAMVPGNLQFDRQESMLEPEEHNKIYDLLFEKLITPAYKPLAYALNWIIIRGTYRYRVVIFNIKKIDATIVRKLKQISEVLQKSELNVTAAHAYVDTTESDYYLEAKRPTEGLNFKQLYGPRELALNLGHFSLKYPVTGFSQINESQIHNLIKAASRMLSLTKEDKFLDLYCGYGLFSFALGEAAKSVLGVEWEGPSIETAKASARYLKKNYKFIAGKIDEDFVQLRLPRVVPGEPEKILLDPPRKGCEPGVIHALAMRKPIRVCHVFCGTDEIPAALKEWERYGYRVREVQPLDLFPGTPHLETIVMLEKK; from the coding sequence ATGTTTTTTGAGCAGGCTATTGCAAACTGCGTCCCCAATTACACCCGCGAAGCCGATTCCGCCCACGGCGAATCTTTGGCCATGTTCGACTACAAGGACGAACTGAAAATCAAGAATCAGGCCATCAAGGAATTCTGGGACGTGAACCGTCTGGCAGGCAATCCGCAGAACGTCATCGCAAGCCCCATGCCCCGCGGTTACCGCACCACCAGTAAGCGACGCGTGGCCATGGTCCCGGGCAACCTGCAGTTCGACCGCCAGGAATCCATGCTGGAACCGGAAGAACACAACAAGATTTACGACCTGCTTTTCGAAAAGCTGATCACTCCGGCTTACAAGCCCCTGGCCTATGCCTTGAACTGGATTATCATCCGTGGTACTTACCGCTACCGCGTGGTCATTTTTAACATCAAGAAAATCGACGCCACCATCGTCCGCAAACTGAAGCAGATTTCCGAAGTGCTGCAGAAGAGCGAACTGAATGTAACCGCCGCCCACGCCTATGTAGACACCACGGAATCCGACTACTATCTGGAAGCCAAGCGCCCCACGGAAGGTCTGAATTTCAAGCAGCTTTACGGACCCCGCGAGCTGGCTCTGAACCTAGGTCATTTCAGCCTGAAGTACCCTGTCACCGGATTCAGCCAGATTAACGAAAGCCAGATCCACAACTTGATCAAGGCCGCCAGCCGAATGCTGAGCCTTACCAAGGAAGACAAGTTCCTGGATTTGTACTGCGGCTACGGTCTGTTCAGTTTCGCCCTGGGCGAAGCCGCCAAGTCTGTGCTGGGCGTCGAATGGGAAGGTCCTTCCATCGAAACCGCCAAGGCCAGCGCCCGCTACCTGAAGAAGAACTACAAGTTTATCGCAGGCAAGATCGACGAAGATTTCGTGCAGTTGCGCCTGCCCCGCGTTGTGCCCGGTGAACCGGAAAAGATTCTGCTGGACCCGCCCCGCAAGGGTTGCGAACCGGGCGTCATTCACGCTCTCGCCATGCGTAAGCCCATCCGCGTGTGCCACGTTTTCTGCGGCACCGACGAAATCCCCGCCGCCCTCAAGGAATGGGAACGTTACGGCTACCGCGTCCGCGAAGTGCAGCCCCTGGACTTGTTCCCGGGAACTCCCCATCTCGAAACTATCGTGATGCTGGAGAAGAAGTAG
- a CDS encoding MFS transporter — MTDNEQKPALWTRPFVTCSAANFLLFFSFYQLLPVLPLYIFEKFQTDNSTAGIIISLYTIGALCCRPFAGFLVDSLNRKPLYFWTFFAFTLCFVGYWALGLLPLLAVVRFMHGVFFGISTTASNTVAIDALPSSRRGEGIGYFGISVNLAFATGPMTGMFLYEGLGSNVVFAISVALCVIGLILVKTLPVKPRPKVKRPPLSLDRFFLTRAFPQFLNFIFVGFAYGPVTNYIALYAKEQGIGGSGWFYALIAAGLIINRVLTGRLIDKGWLTRLVGMGMTLNVAAYLLLSFCGTLGPMIPGGTTLLFFASALMIGTSLGLIFPGYQTMCVNLARHDQRGTANSTYLSAWDIGIGAGILTGGSMAQHFGMHQQVFLACSAALIVADIMYLSYTSKYYTREMSKEKG; from the coding sequence ATGACGGATAATGAACAGAAACCAGCTCTTTGGACGCGCCCATTTGTAACGTGTTCCGCAGCCAACTTTCTTCTATTCTTCAGCTTTTACCAGCTGTTGCCGGTTCTGCCGTTGTACATCTTTGAAAAATTCCAGACGGACAATTCTACCGCAGGAATCATCATTTCGCTGTACACTATCGGCGCCCTCTGCTGTAGGCCCTTCGCGGGCTTCCTGGTAGATAGCCTCAATCGCAAGCCGCTGTATTTCTGGACTTTCTTTGCATTCACCTTGTGCTTTGTGGGCTACTGGGCTCTGGGACTTTTGCCCCTGCTTGCAGTGGTCCGTTTCATGCACGGCGTGTTCTTCGGAATTTCTACCACGGCAAGTAACACCGTCGCCATTGACGCACTTCCTAGCAGCCGCCGCGGTGAAGGCATCGGCTACTTCGGCATTAGCGTGAACCTGGCTTTTGCCACAGGTCCCATGACCGGCATGTTCCTTTACGAAGGTCTCGGAAGCAACGTGGTTTTCGCCATTTCAGTGGCCCTTTGCGTAATAGGCCTCATCCTGGTAAAGACGCTTCCCGTAAAGCCTCGCCCCAAGGTAAAACGTCCGCCCCTTTCCCTGGACCGCTTTTTCTTGACCCGCGCCTTTCCTCAATTCCTGAATTTCATTTTCGTAGGATTCGCCTACGGTCCCGTCACCAACTACATCGCTCTTTATGCAAAGGAACAAGGCATCGGCGGAAGCGGCTGGTTCTACGCCCTGATTGCAGCCGGCCTCATTATAAACCGCGTTCTTACCGGTCGCCTGATTGACAAAGGATGGCTTACCCGCCTGGTGGGCATGGGCATGACCTTGAACGTGGCGGCCTACTTACTGCTTTCCTTCTGCGGCACCTTGGGACCAATGATTCCCGGTGGAACGACCTTGCTGTTCTTTGCATCGGCCTTGATGATTGGTACAAGCCTGGGACTTATTTTTCCGGGATATCAGACTATGTGCGTCAACCTGGCAAGACACGATCAACGAGGTACAGCCAATAGCACATACCTGAGCGCCTGGGATATTGGAATCGGGGCAGGCATTCTAACAGGTGGATCCATGGCACAGCATTTCGGGATGCACCAGCAAGTATTCCTGGCATGCAGCGCCGCGCTAATCGTCGCCGACATCATGTACCTAAGCTACACCAGCAAATACTACACAAGGGAAATGAGCAAGGAGAAAGGTTAA